In Vibrio japonicus, one DNA window encodes the following:
- the kdsA gene encoding 3-deoxy-8-phosphooctulonate synthase: MFLIAGPCVIESENLVVDTFGHLKEITEKLGIEYIAKSSFIKANRSSASAFTGLGVERGLKILQKAKLQLGVRVITDVHEDTPLDEVASVVDVLQTPAFLVRQTNFIQKVASMGKPVNIKKGQWMHPADMVPVVEKCRAVGNDDIWLCDRGTSFGFGQLINYMPGLTIMREATGCKVVMDATHSVQMPGILNGSTGGNRYHVPAIARAAVAVGVDGLFMETHPDPDNALCDGPNMLPLKHMEELLETLLEINEVVNRKERIETKF; this comes from the coding sequence ATGTTTTTGATTGCAGGGCCGTGTGTTATTGAGTCCGAAAACTTAGTTGTTGATACTTTTGGCCATCTCAAGGAAATTACAGAAAAGTTGGGTATTGAGTATATTGCTAAATCGTCGTTTATTAAGGCGAATCGCTCTTCAGCAAGTGCTTTCACAGGGCTTGGTGTTGAACGTGGTTTGAAAATTTTACAGAAAGCAAAACTGCAATTAGGCGTTCGAGTTATTACTGATGTCCATGAAGATACCCCTCTTGATGAAGTTGCTTCTGTCGTTGACGTATTGCAAACCCCTGCATTTCTTGTTCGTCAGACTAATTTTATCCAAAAAGTTGCTTCTATGGGAAAGCCTGTCAATATAAAAAAAGGACAATGGATGCACCCTGCCGACATGGTTCCTGTGGTTGAAAAATGTCGAGCAGTCGGTAATGATGATATCTGGTTGTGTGATCGTGGCACTAGCTTTGGCTTTGGTCAGCTAATTAATTATATGCCTGGACTTACCATAATGAGGGAAGCAACCGGCTGTAAAGTTGTGATGGACGCAACTCATAGCGTTCAAATGCCCGGCATTTTAAATGGTTCTACAGGTGGTAACCGATATCATGTACCAGCTATCGCTCGTGCCGCTGTTGCGGTAGGCGTTGACGGTCTCTTCATGGAAACGCATCCAGATCCTGACAACGCACTCTGTGATGGTCCTAACATGCTGCCACTCAAACACATGGAAGAGCTGTTAGAGACTTTACTGGAAATAAACGAAGTAGTAAACAGAAAAGAACGTATTGAGACTAAGTTCTAG
- the kdsB gene encoding 3-deoxy-manno-octulosonate cytidylyltransferase, with the protein MSKIRVVIPSRYGSSRLEGKPLLEILNKPVFWHVYQRCCEAGFHHDDIVLATDDMRIFQKASELGLNVVMTSSNHDSGTDRIFEVATLLDWNDQDIVINVQGDEPLIDPVLIRQVGDFAKNRNEFDIVTAVTSIDSLNDFQNPNIVKAILGLNNLALYFSRSPTPYNRDLPSCTDLAFRHIGIYAYSIEVLSKFCSFGEAPLEAYEKLEQLRAISNGLRIGACHYHGELSHGVDTLPDYLAIKTEMEQNK; encoded by the coding sequence ATGAGTAAAATTCGAGTTGTAATACCAAGTAGATATGGTTCTTCGCGATTAGAGGGCAAGCCTTTATTGGAGATACTGAACAAGCCGGTATTTTGGCATGTTTATCAGCGTTGTTGTGAGGCCGGGTTCCATCATGATGATATCGTTTTAGCTACAGATGATATGCGAATTTTTCAAAAAGCATCAGAGTTAGGCTTGAATGTAGTAATGACATCATCCAATCACGATAGTGGTACAGATCGAATTTTTGAAGTTGCTACATTACTTGACTGGAATGACCAAGATATCGTGATTAATGTTCAAGGTGACGAGCCTTTAATTGATCCTGTACTTATCCGTCAAGTAGGCGATTTTGCCAAAAATAGAAATGAGTTTGATATCGTTACCGCGGTTACTTCTATCGATTCTTTAAATGATTTCCAGAACCCTAATATTGTCAAAGCTATACTTGGTTTAAATAATTTAGCGCTTTATTTTTCTCGTAGTCCCACACCCTATAATCGTGACTTACCTAGTTGTACTGACCTTGCATTTAGGCATATCGGAATCTATGCCTACAGCATCGAAGTGCTATCCAAGTTCTGTTCTTTTGGCGAAGCACCATTAGAAGCATATGAAAAGTTGGAACAACTTCGTGCGATATCAAACGGACTTAGAATTGGGGCGTGTCATTATCATGGTGAGCTATCGCATGGAGTGGATACATTGCCCGACTACCTAGCTATTAAAACTGAGATGGAACAAAATAAATGA
- a CDS encoding glycosyltransferase, with amino-acid sequence MSLLVATIMSVYRNDNPKYLDDAIRSMLSQSITTDIYIYVDGEICDELDNILRKFESLGCIWITWSSINRGLAYALNELIDIVINSDKKYEYIARMDSDDISRPDRLKKQVSFFQDHNNVDVLGGFCHEFGSSFALDIKKLPQNHSELKKFSVARCPFIHPTVMFRTRVFSSGIRYPINTSSTEDMALWFILLERGFIFANISDVVLDYRLEEATLTRRIGMQKAKSEFFLRNEYFWKLGGFSPLTLLAVYARFAFHLLPESVMKFVYGRLR; translated from the coding sequence GTGAGTCTTTTAGTAGCCACTATTATGTCGGTTTATCGAAATGATAACCCTAAGTATTTGGATGATGCTATTCGTAGTATGCTGTCCCAATCAATAACGACTGATATATATATATACGTAGATGGAGAGATATGCGATGAACTTGATAATATTCTTAGAAAGTTTGAATCGCTTGGATGTATTTGGATTACTTGGTCTAGTATAAACAGAGGTCTTGCTTATGCTTTAAATGAGCTTATAGATATTGTCATTAATAGTGACAAGAAGTATGAGTACATTGCACGAATGGACAGTGATGATATATCTAGACCTGATAGGCTAAAGAAGCAAGTATCTTTTTTTCAAGACCATAACAATGTCGATGTCCTTGGTGGGTTTTGTCATGAGTTTGGTTCAAGTTTTGCATTGGATATTAAGAAGTTACCTCAGAATCACAGTGAGCTTAAGAAGTTTAGCGTAGCGCGTTGTCCTTTTATACACCCAACAGTTATGTTTCGTACAAGGGTTTTTTCTAGTGGTATTAGGTACCCTATAAATACCTCTTCTACGGAAGACATGGCACTTTGGTTTATTTTGCTAGAGCGTGGTTTTATATTTGCAAATATTTCTGATGTTGTTCTAGATTATCGCCTGGAAGAAGCTACGTTAACTAGACGTATTGGAATGCAAAAGGCAAAGTCTGAGTTTTTTTTGCGAAACGAATATTTCTGGAAGTTAGGAGGGTTTAGTCCTTTGACTCTGTTGGCAGTTTACGCTCGGTTTGCGTTCCATCTGCTCCCCGAAAGTGTTATGAAATTCGTATATGGTCGTTTACGTTAG
- a CDS encoding KpsF/GutQ family sugar-phosphate isomerase — MNVVKIAQEVIATEIQGLSYMSERIGDEFSSAVDAILSTKGRVIICGMGKSGIIGKKIAASFASTGTPSFFMHPGEAFHGDLGMVKPEDVFIAISNSGETEEVLKLLPFLRDNKNYIISITGKANSTLAKNSHCHLDIAVPKEACPYQLAPTSSTTATLVMGDALTVALMDSRSFQPENFARFHPGGSLGRRLLSKVRDEMISLVPTIHREADFTSVIHAISDGKLGIVLVDTKSEIAIITDGDVRRAMNTYGKQVFDLTASEILTLNPITISSSANIQSAFEIMDSKQITSLVVCDEGKVVGIVKK, encoded by the coding sequence ATGAATGTTGTAAAAATTGCGCAAGAGGTAATCGCTACAGAAATTCAAGGTTTAAGCTACATGAGTGAGCGAATCGGCGATGAGTTTTCTTCTGCGGTAGATGCTATTTTATCTACAAAAGGTAGAGTCATCATTTGCGGTATGGGTAAGTCAGGTATTATTGGTAAAAAAATTGCCGCTTCTTTTGCCAGTACAGGTACCCCTAGCTTTTTTATGCATCCAGGAGAAGCGTTTCATGGCGATTTAGGAATGGTAAAGCCCGAAGATGTGTTTATCGCTATTTCTAATTCTGGAGAAACAGAAGAGGTATTAAAGCTACTACCATTTTTGAGAGATAATAAAAACTATATTATTTCTATTACAGGTAAGGCTAATTCAACACTAGCAAAAAACTCACATTGTCATTTGGATATTGCTGTGCCTAAAGAGGCTTGTCCATACCAATTGGCACCTACGTCTTCAACTACAGCAACCTTGGTAATGGGAGATGCCCTTACTGTTGCTTTAATGGACTCAAGAAGTTTTCAACCAGAAAACTTTGCTCGCTTCCATCCTGGTGGAAGCTTGGGGCGACGTTTGTTATCTAAAGTCAGAGATGAAATGATCTCTTTAGTGCCGACGATTCATCGAGAAGCAGATTTCACGTCAGTGATTCACGCTATTTCAGACGGTAAGCTCGGGATAGTTTTGGTTGATACTAAGTCTGAAATTGCCATAATTACAGATGGTGATGTTAGAAGGGCTATGAATACCTATGGAAAACAAGTGTTTGATCTCACCGCAAGTGAAATATTGACGCTTAATCCAATAACTATTTCATCTTCTGCTAATATTCAAAGTGCTTTTGAGATCATGGACA